The genomic window GGCAAGCAGCTTCAGGGCCATCAGGCGCTCCCGGGCGGCCTCCCCGAAGGGGAACCCGTCGATGAGGACCATCTCGGGGTGGAAGATGTTCTGGGCCGTGAGGTCCGTGAGCCGCTCCTCGAGCTTGGGGACGGTGAACCCCTCCACCCGGAAGGTCATGATGAACCGGTGGGGCAGCAGGTCCTCGAGCACCCCGTCGAGCTTCGACCACCGGGAGCGGCCGGCGAGGTCCTGGAAGAGCTTTTCGTACCAGAGGCTGACCTTGGTGACCGGCTCGTCGAGGCTGATGTGCAGGACGTTCTTTTCCCGCAGCATGGCGTTGAGGGCAAGCTGCACGATGAACGCCGTCTTGCCGACCCCGGCCGGGGCCAGCACGGCGCCGAAGCCGCCTGCCTCGAGAATCTCCTCCCCCTCACGGCCCAGCGACCGCAGCGGGTTGCGGAGGATCAGGTCTTTCTTGAACATGCCGATATTCCTGTCCCTGAGGTGGATGACGTTTTCGATTCGCTGCGTCCGCATGGGCGCGGGGCTAGGCCGCGTTCTTCTTGCGCGCCGCCACGTCCTCGGCGATCTTCTCGGCGATCGACTGCGGCACGAGCTTGTACATGGCGAACTCCATCGTGAACTGCGCCTTGCCCTGCGTCGCGGAGCGCAGGGCCGTGGAGAAGCCGAACATCTCCGCCAGCGGGACGTGGGCCTCGACGACGGACAGGACGCCCTCGTCCTGGGCGCCGACGATCATGCCCCGCCGCTGGTTCAGCAGGCCGATGACCGGGCCCTGGAACTCGGTGGGCGTCTCGACGACGACCTTCATGACGGGCTCGTGGATCACGGGCTTGGCCTTCGCGTAGGCCTCCCGGAAGGCCCCGCGCGCCGCCGCCTGGAAGGCGATGTCGGAGGAGTCGACCGAGTGGGCGGCCCCGTCGTTGATGACCACCTTCACGCCCGTGACGGGGAACTCCATCTTGGGGCCCTTGGCCAGGCACGACCGGAAGCCCTTCTCGCAGGCCGCGATGAACTGGGTCGGGATCGCGCCGCCGACCACCTGGTTCTCGAAGACGAAGTCCTCGTCGGCGACGGGCTCGATCCAGCCGGCCACGCGCCCGTACTGGCCGGAGCCGCCGGTCTGCTTCTTGTGGGTGTAGTTGAAGTCGGCGCGCTGCGTGATCGTCTCCCGGTAGGCCACCCGGGGGCTGCCCGTGGTCACCTCGGCCCCGTACTCGCGCCGCATGCGCTCGACGTAGACCTCGAGGTGCAGCTCGCCCATGCCCTCGATGATCGTCTCGTTGGTCTCGGCGTCCACGCGGCACCGGAAGGTCGGGTCTTCCTTGGTGAAGCGGTTGAGGGCCTTGGACATGTTGGCCTGGGCCTTGCTGTCCTTCGGCACGATCGCCAGCGAGATGACCGGCTCGGGGACGTACATGGAGGTCATGGTGAGGTTGACGCCCGGGGAGACGAAGGTGTCGCCCGAGGCGCACTCGATGCCGAACAGGGCGCCGATGTAGCCCGCCGAGACGGCCTCGATGTCCTCCATCTGGTCGGCGTGCATGCGCACCACGCGGCCCACCTTGACCTTCTTGCCCGTGCGGACGTTGACGATGGTGGAGCCCTTGGCGATCGCGCCCTGGTAAACGCGGATGTACGTGAGCTGCCCGTAGGGGCCGTCCTCGAGCTTGAAGGCCAGCGCGACGACGGGCTTCGCGGGGTCGCTCGCGAGCGTCACGGGCGCCTCGCCGTGGTCCATGTCCAGAGCCGTGTTCTCCACGTCCGCGGGGCACGGAAGCAGGGCGCAGACGTAATCGAGAAGGGGCTGGACGGCCTTGTTCTTGTAGGCCGATCCCATGAGCACGGGGGTGAGCTCGCGGCGGATCGTCCCGGCGCGCAGGGCCCCGATCAGCAGGTCCCGCGGGATCTCCCGCTCCTCGAGGGCCGCCTCCATGAGCTCGTCGGAAAACATGGAGGCCGCCTCGATCATCTCCGCCCTCTTCGCCTCCGCCTCCTCGCGCAGCTCCGCGGGGATCTCCTCCCTGCGGACCACCTCGCCGTTTTCCCCGTCGAAGTACAGGGCCTGCATGTCGACGAGGTCGACGACGCCCTGGAAGTTCATCTCGAGACCGATGGGGATCTGCAGGGCCACGGCGTTGTGGCCGAGCTTCGACCTGAGCTGGGCGATCACGCGGGACGGGTCGGCCCCGCTGCGGTCGCACTTGTTGATGAAGGCGATGCCGGGGACCCGGTAGCGCTTCATCTGCTGGTCCACCGTGATCGACTGGGACTGCACGCCGCCCACGGAGCACAGCACGAGAACCGCGCCGTCGAGCACGCGCAGGGAGCGCTCCACCTCGATGGTGAAGTCCACGTGCCCCGGGGTGTCGATGATGTTGATCTCATGGCCGAGCCACTCGCAGAAGGTCGCCGCCGAGGCGATCGTGATCCCGCGCTCCTTCTCGAGCTCCATGGAGTCCATCGTGGCGCCGACGCCGTCCTTGCCCTTGACGTCGTGGATCGCGTGGATGCGCTTGGTGTAGAAGAGGATGCGTTCCGTCAGGGTCGTCTTGCCGGAGTCGATGTGGGCGCTGATGCCGATGTTCCGGACCTTTTGGATGTCGATGTTCATGGTTCCTTTCCCGG from Syntrophaceae bacterium includes these protein-coding regions:
- a CDS encoding elongation factor G; protein product: MNIDIQKVRNIGISAHIDSGKTTLTERILFYTKRIHAIHDVKGKDGVGATMDSMELEKERGITIASAATFCEWLGHEINIIDTPGHVDFTIEVERSLRVLDGAVLVLCSVGGVQSQSITVDQQMKRYRVPGIAFINKCDRSGADPSRVIAQLRSKLGHNAVALQIPIGLEMNFQGVVDLVDMQALYFDGENGEVVRREEIPAELREEAEAKRAEMIEAASMFSDELMEAALEEREIPRDLLIGALRAGTIRRELTPVLMGSAYKNKAVQPLLDYVCALLPCPADVENTALDMDHGEAPVTLASDPAKPVVALAFKLEDGPYGQLTYIRVYQGAIAKGSTIVNVRTGKKVKVGRVVRMHADQMEDIEAVSAGYIGALFGIECASGDTFVSPGVNLTMTSMYVPEPVISLAIVPKDSKAQANMSKALNRFTKEDPTFRCRVDAETNETIIEGMGELHLEVYVERMRREYGAEVTTGSPRVAYRETITQRADFNYTHKKQTGGSGQYGRVAGWIEPVADEDFVFENQVVGGAIPTQFIAACEKGFRSCLAKGPKMEFPVTGVKVVINDGAAHSVDSSDIAFQAAARGAFREAYAKAKPVIHEPVMKVVVETPTEFQGPVIGLLNQRRGMIVGAQDEGVLSVVEAHVPLAEMFGFSTALRSATQGKAQFTMEFAMYKLVPQSIAEKIAEDVAARKKNAA
- a CDS encoding AAA family ATPase encodes the protein MFKKDLILRNPLRSLGREGEEILEAGGFGAVLAPAGVGKTAFIVQLALNAMLREKNVLHISLDEPVTKVSLWYEKLFQDLAGRSRWSKLDGVLEDLLPHRFIMTFRVEGFTVPKLEERLTDLTAQNIFHPEMVLIDGFPFGEAARERLMALKLLAGRLGVCAWFTVHTHRHETPTPEGLPPALAEASDLFDVVLKLEPKGADIAIEPLRGVAVDEAAGRLRLDPATMLIRDEP